The uncultured Hyphomonas sp. genome includes a window with the following:
- a CDS encoding TonB-dependent receptor has product MASRVARLVFMRPLGTGFQRPSMPGPGLGSNLDMIMKKTTFSFRHLLFCSAAGLILSNSALADEETFSKADIRIPSQSLETAINDLSVQTGAVIVVPGALTDGIRSGTVSGVMTPIEALSKLLQGTQLTYAIDEQGAIIISKVEVRGATGGAASLETSAGDSETDVAVLGTITVTGTRLDPLNQLQKGATDSLTGLSLSLLETPRAASRVSEITIDRYGMEDVDDLLSAVPGTFTASFFGVPGNLNVRGTLADTYFQGFKRIENRGNYSSNLSAASYVEVLRGPASPIYGPGKVGGLLNFIPKTARGEDKEYVETIGGSVSATVGSYDKKLVSGEVYIPAGKGGFSLFGEYEDSGSYYNNVDPQHKNLQGTYVGDLTENWSVELNAMYFQESGRIQTPGWNRVTQELIDNGTYITGWDTDIQDTDGDGYLSYEEIDAVVGANYGTSNIRQIAEYYGSNRPEFALDEGVGTTKLDGSNILAAKGDYNDTDTFTAYAGLERTIGETGTLRFQAFIDKMENQRFNSFGFAADYEAQAEEARASYAFKTDFGSVITTDNVVGVGYRHHDAKQYETFLSGYIASDRRDLSVGSQANDRIMAVRFDEAGKPVWDSRYDMEWSSRSVFAVSDMKIFDRLALLVGWRYDDYDANAINTGQTVFGIANKLVKDSDGVQSWSAALRYETPFGITPYITYADSRSLESTQTGGISTGTIAANLFISPSELKEAGAKFSVLNGNLFGGVAYYEQFRRQADQFGNVDGTTAKGVELEVHWLASDNLSFAGSVTDQETRVDAPGAGKGEYLQVRPDQFGVDNVLGYGGTFAFNNAGHVPELADGYTLTTIPDRVASLYGTYTTNRFRLADLSSQAGVTLGATYVSETGGILPNDIVLPSYTLANGAAFLDLGNFTISANVDNIFDERYFTPAAEVYKEVAVMPGLPRTYKMTIKYRF; this is encoded by the coding sequence ATGGCCTCCCGGGTCGCACGTCTAGTTTTCATGAGGCCGTTGGGCACGGGGTTCCAACGGCCAAGCATGCCCGGCCCCGGGCTTGGTTCCAACTTGGATATGATCATGAAAAAGACGACCTTCAGCTTTCGACACCTTCTGTTCTGCTCGGCAGCCGGCCTCATTCTTTCGAATTCTGCACTGGCCGACGAGGAGACCTTCAGCAAAGCGGATATCCGGATCCCGTCCCAGTCTCTTGAAACGGCGATCAACGACCTTTCGGTGCAGACGGGGGCTGTTATCGTTGTTCCCGGGGCGCTCACCGACGGAATTCGCAGTGGCACAGTTTCGGGTGTCATGACCCCCATCGAGGCGTTGTCGAAATTGTTGCAAGGGACCCAGCTCACTTACGCAATTGATGAGCAAGGAGCGATCATCATATCAAAGGTTGAGGTTCGTGGCGCAACCGGTGGTGCTGCGAGCCTTGAAACAAGTGCCGGTGACTCTGAGACGGATGTTGCCGTACTTGGCACGATCACGGTGACCGGCACGCGTCTGGATCCTCTGAACCAGCTTCAGAAAGGTGCCACGGATTCTCTGACGGGTCTGTCATTGTCCCTTCTGGAAACGCCGCGGGCGGCCAGCCGTGTAAGCGAGATCACGATTGACCGCTATGGCATGGAAGATGTCGACGATCTGCTCTCTGCCGTTCCGGGGACGTTCACCGCAAGTTTTTTTGGCGTGCCGGGCAACCTGAATGTACGGGGTACACTGGCGGATACCTATTTTCAGGGGTTCAAGCGGATTGAGAACCGCGGAAACTATTCTTCCAACCTCAGTGCCGCTTCCTATGTCGAGGTTCTTCGCGGTCCGGCATCTCCGATTTACGGTCCCGGGAAAGTCGGAGGTCTACTGAACTTCATACCGAAAACGGCTCGCGGAGAAGACAAGGAATATGTCGAAACAATTGGTGGGTCCGTATCTGCAACGGTCGGTTCCTATGACAAGAAGCTGGTGTCGGGCGAAGTTTACATTCCAGCCGGCAAGGGCGGGTTCTCCTTGTTCGGCGAGTACGAAGACTCCGGATCTTACTATAACAATGTCGATCCCCAGCATAAAAACCTCCAGGGTACATATGTTGGTGATCTGACCGAAAATTGGTCGGTCGAGCTCAATGCGATGTATTTCCAGGAGTCTGGACGCATCCAGACCCCGGGCTGGAACAGGGTCACCCAGGAACTCATAGACAACGGCACTTATATTACCGGATGGGACACGGATATCCAGGACACAGATGGCGACGGTTATCTCAGCTACGAAGAGATCGATGCTGTCGTCGGAGCCAATTATGGCACCTCGAATATCCGGCAGATTGCCGAATATTATGGTTCAAATCGCCCCGAATTTGCGCTGGATGAAGGTGTCGGTACGACTAAGCTGGACGGAAGCAATATTCTCGCCGCCAAGGGGGACTATAACGACACGGACACTTTTACGGCGTATGCCGGGCTTGAGCGAACCATTGGCGAAACAGGGACGCTGCGCTTCCAGGCTTTCATCGACAAAATGGAAAACCAGCGCTTCAACAGCTTTGGTTTTGCTGCAGACTATGAAGCCCAGGCGGAAGAAGCGCGTGCCAGCTACGCGTTCAAAACCGACTTCGGCTCAGTTATCACCACTGACAATGTCGTGGGGGTAGGCTATCGCCACCACGACGCGAAACAATATGAAACCTTCCTGTCGGGTTATATTGCGTCCGACCGCCGCGATCTGTCCGTGGGTTCGCAGGCGAATGATCGCATTATGGCCGTTCGCTTCGATGAGGCCGGAAAGCCTGTCTGGGACAGCCGCTACGATATGGAATGGTCATCCAGGTCGGTATTTGCAGTGTCGGACATGAAGATTTTCGACAGACTGGCGCTTCTGGTCGGCTGGCGATATGACGACTATGATGCAAACGCGATCAATACGGGGCAGACCGTGTTTGGTATCGCGAACAAGCTCGTCAAGGACTCGGATGGAGTTCAGAGCTGGTCCGCGGCCCTGCGCTATGAAACGCCCTTCGGTATTACGCCTTACATCACCTATGCAGATTCCCGTTCGTTGGAGTCGACCCAGACAGGCGGTATCAGCACAGGGACGATTGCCGCCAATCTCTTCATCTCTCCGTCAGAGCTGAAAGAGGCTGGTGCCAAGTTTTCGGTGCTCAACGGCAACCTGTTCGGTGGCGTGGCCTATTACGAACAATTCCGTCGACAAGCCGATCAGTTCGGAAATGTTGACGGGACGACTGCCAAAGGCGTCGAACTTGAGGTTCACTGGCTGGCATCTGACAATCTCTCATTTGCAGGTTCGGTGACTGATCAGGAAACGCGTGTCGATGCGCCCGGAGCCGGAAAGGGGGAATACTTGCAGGTTCGTCCCGACCAGTTCGGGGTCGACAATGTTCTCGGATATGGTGGTACGTTTGCCTTCAACAATGCGGGACACGTACCTGAACTTGCAGACGGCTACACCCTGACGACCATCCCGGATCGGGTGGCCAGTCTCTACGGGACCTATACGACGAACAGGTTCCGTCTGGCCGATTTGTCTTCTCAGGCTGGCGTCACACTTGGGGCAACTTATGTTTCCGAGACGGGGGGCATCCTGCCGAATGACATCGTTCTGCCGTCATACACATTGGCCAATGGTGCGGCCTTCCTGGACCTGGGGAATTTCACCATCTCCGCGAACGTCGACAATATTTTTGACGAACGTTACTTCACGCCGGCCGCTGAAGTTTACAAGGAAGTCGCGGTCATGCCGGGCCTTCCGAGGACTTACAAGATGACGATCAAGTATCGTTTCTAG